A DNA window from Streptomyces asoensis contains the following coding sequences:
- a CDS encoding type II 3-dehydroquinate dehydratase → MTIASTSRDLLLLNGPNLGTLGTREPGIYGTTTLAQVEETVAELLARAGYGLRSEQHDGEGELIRALHKHRDTVAAVVNPGALMIAGWSLRDALADYPAPWAEVHISNVWARESFRHNSVVSPLAVGVIAGFGTHGYELAAQALVRRLESAAQGEAK, encoded by the coding sequence GTGACCATCGCCTCGACCTCCCGTGACCTGCTGCTGCTCAACGGCCCCAACCTGGGCACGCTCGGCACGCGCGAACCCGGCATCTACGGCACCACCACCCTGGCCCAGGTGGAGGAGACGGTGGCCGAGCTGCTGGCCCGCGCAGGGTACGGGCTGCGCAGCGAACAGCACGACGGCGAGGGAGAGTTGATCCGCGCGCTGCACAAGCACCGGGACACCGTCGCGGCCGTCGTCAATCCCGGCGCGCTGATGATCGCCGGCTGGAGCCTGCGCGACGCCCTCGCCGACTACCCGGCGCCCTGGGCCGAGGTGCACATCTCCAACGTCTGGGCCCGTGAGTCGTTCCGGCACAACTCCGTCGTCTCACCCCTCGCCGTGGGTGTGATCGCGGGTTTCGGCACCCACGGGTACGAACTCGCCGCCCAGGCACTCGTACGGCGGCTGGAGTCCGCGGCGCAGGGCGAGGCGAAGTGA
- a CDS encoding HAD-IA family hydrolase, producing the protein MSDLWPRAVVLDLDGVLIDSIHVMRRAFQRAYDLTVGEGEAPFEEYLTHLGRHMPDTLAIMGLPVGMYEPFVVESRKLVHEIEPCPGAAELLAGLREAGVPTAVATGKTHGRAVEALSATGLLDLVDAVCGSDEVAHGKPAPDIVLLALEKIGAAADGAVMVGDSALDLRAGRAAGTRTAAGLWGQGDREELLAHRPELVAGSCAELAALLLRREGTPA; encoded by the coding sequence GTGAGTGACCTGTGGCCGCGGGCCGTCGTCCTGGATCTGGACGGCGTGCTCATCGACAGCATCCACGTGATGCGCAGGGCCTTCCAGCGGGCCTACGACCTCACGGTCGGCGAGGGCGAGGCACCCTTCGAGGAGTACCTGACCCACCTCGGGCGGCACATGCCCGACACCTTGGCGATCATGGGGCTGCCCGTCGGGATGTACGAGCCGTTCGTCGTCGAGAGCCGCAAACTGGTCCACGAGATCGAGCCCTGCCCCGGCGCGGCGGAACTGCTCGCCGGACTGCGCGAGGCCGGTGTCCCCACCGCCGTCGCCACCGGCAAGACCCACGGCCGTGCGGTGGAGGCACTGTCGGCGACCGGCCTGCTGGACCTGGTGGACGCGGTGTGCGGCAGCGACGAGGTGGCGCACGGCAAGCCCGCTCCCGACATCGTCCTGCTCGCCCTGGAGAAGATCGGCGCCGCAGCCGACGGCGCCGTCATGGTCGGCGACTCCGCGCTGGACCTGCGGGCCGGCCGCGCGGCCGGCACCCGTACGGCCGCCGGCCTCTGGGGCCAGGGCGACCGGGAGGAACTGCTCGCCCACCGCCCCGAACTGGTGGCCGGCTCGTGCGCCGAACTGGCCGCCCTGCTGCTCCGCCGTGAAGGGACCCCCGCGTGA
- a CDS encoding DegT/DnrJ/EryC1/StrS family aminotransferase, protein MTASLSEPTALRYEPLRGLALWGEEEKAAALDVLESRSLFRYYGPALQRRVERFEERFAALHQTPHAVGVSSGTAALTCALIGLGIPEGGEVIVPSATFIGCVNAIVAARGVPVFADIDESLTLDPTAWEKLVTERTFAVMPVHLNNVAADMDPILAVAREHGIRVLEDAAQACGVSYRGRPVGSIGDAGAFSFQLEKNITAGEGGAVVTTDPEVHDRVVRYQDQGGQFTTSRSGERGGASGEAFLGANLRMTEIAGALLSVQLERLTPMLRRLRDVARTVRADLADLELEWRRLPDEEGSGGDLTVLLADRMAARRFVTVLTAAGIPAATLYSGRLVQQNPAVRAGRTPWGVAWDATARLRASEAVLGRSVTVGLGATMTDDDVAHLVASMRTASEAVRKGANRE, encoded by the coding sequence ATGACTGCATCCCTGTCCGAGCCCACGGCGCTGCGCTACGAGCCGCTGCGCGGCCTCGCCCTGTGGGGCGAGGAGGAGAAGGCCGCCGCACTGGACGTGCTCGAGAGCCGCTCCCTGTTCCGGTACTACGGTCCCGCGCTCCAGCGCCGCGTCGAGCGGTTCGAGGAGCGGTTCGCCGCCCTGCACCAGACACCCCACGCGGTCGGCGTCTCCTCCGGTACCGCCGCCCTGACCTGCGCCCTGATCGGCCTGGGGATCCCCGAGGGCGGTGAGGTCATCGTGCCGTCGGCCACCTTCATCGGCTGCGTCAACGCGATCGTGGCCGCGCGCGGCGTCCCCGTCTTCGCCGACATCGACGAGTCGCTCACCCTCGACCCGACGGCATGGGAGAAGCTCGTCACCGAGCGGACCTTCGCGGTCATGCCCGTCCACCTGAACAACGTCGCCGCCGACATGGACCCCATCCTCGCCGTCGCCCGCGAGCACGGCATCCGGGTCCTCGAGGACGCCGCCCAGGCCTGCGGCGTCAGCTACCGGGGGCGCCCGGTGGGCTCGATCGGCGACGCGGGGGCCTTCAGCTTCCAGCTGGAGAAGAACATCACCGCGGGCGAGGGCGGTGCCGTCGTGACGACGGACCCCGAGGTGCACGACCGCGTGGTCCGCTACCAGGACCAGGGCGGGCAGTTCACCACCTCGCGCAGCGGCGAGCGCGGCGGAGCCTCGGGCGAGGCCTTCCTCGGCGCCAACCTGCGGATGACGGAGATCGCCGGCGCCCTGCTGTCCGTACAGCTGGAACGGCTCACGCCGATGCTGCGCCGGCTGCGCGACGTCGCCCGGACCGTCCGCGCGGACCTCGCCGACCTGGAGCTCGAGTGGCGGCGGCTGCCGGACGAGGAGGGCAGCGGCGGCGATCTCACGGTCCTGCTGGCCGACCGCATGGCCGCCCGCCGGTTCGTCACCGTGCTCACCGCCGCCGGCATCCCCGCGGCCACGCTCTATTCCGGCCGCCTCGTCCAGCAGAACCCCGCCGTCCGCGCGGGCCGCACCCCCTGGGGCGTCGCCTGGGACGCCACCGCGCGCCTGCGTGCCAGCGAGGCCGTGCTGGGCCGGTCCGTCACCGTCGGACTCGGCGCGACCATGACGGACGACGACGTCGCCCACCTGGTGGCGAGCATGCGGACGGCGTCCGAAGCCGTCCGAAAGGGAGCGAACCGTGAGTGA
- a CDS encoding Gfo/Idh/MocA family protein translates to MKVAVIGLGWVAREVWLPRLVKHPDFDVVAVVEPRPEAVERAAALVGGAQVYGGFQELGPHEADLVFVLTPNHTHGALASHFLRQGLAVFLEKPTGTDFAHLRLLEDAARDGGGRLLLSTAARHRADVGELARLVSDGALGTPRHAELSWVRSRGIPGSDWFARRETAGGGVLVDLGWHVIDVLHHLWGASGVRHATALASSDFLTRAGWGADWHAGTAGLADADVEDQLTALVVTERYGMQLRFAWASHEPVDRTRLVLHGTEGTAELTTTFGFSPRRVDEPTLTLRQEGAERRVPLPPAGVGDEYDQQLDALAAELARPDATDRALREAREALAVVEACYRATSARWTAPETNS, encoded by the coding sequence ATGAAGGTCGCCGTCATCGGACTGGGCTGGGTGGCCCGCGAGGTATGGCTGCCCCGGCTGGTCAAGCACCCCGACTTCGACGTCGTCGCCGTCGTGGAGCCGCGGCCCGAGGCCGTCGAGCGGGCCGCCGCCCTGGTGGGCGGGGCGCAGGTGTACGGCGGGTTCCAGGAGCTCGGGCCGCACGAAGCCGACCTCGTGTTCGTCCTCACCCCGAACCACACCCACGGCGCGCTCGCGAGCCACTTCCTGCGCCAGGGCCTCGCGGTGTTCCTGGAGAAGCCCACCGGCACCGACTTCGCCCACCTGCGGCTCCTCGAGGACGCCGCCCGCGACGGCGGAGGGCGGCTGCTGCTGTCCACCGCCGCCCGCCACCGCGCGGACGTGGGGGAGCTGGCGCGTCTCGTCTCCGACGGGGCGCTCGGCACGCCCCGCCACGCCGAGCTGAGCTGGGTGCGCTCCCGGGGCATCCCCGGCAGCGACTGGTTCGCCCGCCGCGAGACGGCCGGCGGCGGGGTCCTGGTCGACCTGGGCTGGCACGTGATCGACGTCCTGCACCACCTGTGGGGCGCCTCCGGCGTGCGCCACGCCACCGCCCTTGCCTCCAGCGACTTCCTCACCCGCGCGGGCTGGGGGGCGGACTGGCACGCGGGCACGGCCGGCCTTGCGGACGCCGACGTGGAGGACCAGCTCACCGCCCTCGTGGTCACCGAGCGGTACGGCATGCAGCTGCGCTTCGCCTGGGCCTCGCACGAGCCGGTCGACCGTACCCGGCTGGTGCTGCACGGCACCGAGGGCACCGCCGAGCTGACCACCACGTTCGGCTTCAGCCCACGACGTGTCGACGAACCGACGCTCACGCTCCGCCAGGAGGGCGCGGAACGCCGGGTGCCGCTGCCCCCGGCCGGCGTCGGTGACGAGTACGACCAGCAACTCGACGCGCTGGCCGCCGAACTGGCCCGGCCCGACGCCACGGACCGGGCGCTGCGCGAAGCACGCGAGGCCCTGGCCGTCGTCGAGGCCTGCTACCGCGCCACGTCCGCCCGTTGGACAGCACCGGAGACGAATTCATGA
- a CDS encoding DegT/DnrJ/EryC1/StrS family aminotransferase has protein sequence MALALDGGNPVRRHDFPAWPYHDDTERAALVRAVDQGQWWRVGGSEVTSFEAEFGEYHGGTTLAVTNGTHALELGLELLGLKPGDEVIVPAFTFISTSIAVQRAGGVPVPADVDPVTYCLDPQTLEAVRTPRTRVVIPVHMAGHVADMDAIGAWAARHDIVVFQDAAHAHGAVWSGRRIGDFGTLAAFSFQNGKLMTAGEGGALLLPSQEWFDEAFSRHSCGRPLGDTDYEHRSPSSNYRMTEFAGAVLRAQLARLAEQNARRESRWKTLSAALREIPGVVPQGRDPRCDLNPHYMAMAALDPAAHPGTDRDLVVKALVAEGIPAFVNYPPVYRTRAHEALLGNGLPDTAELAERNPVSEHLGANGFWLHHRVLLGTDADCADVAEAVAKVLTELAGKKRSAR, from the coding sequence GTGGCTCTGGCACTCGACGGTGGCAATCCGGTCCGCCGCCACGACTTTCCGGCCTGGCCGTACCACGACGACACCGAACGCGCGGCGCTGGTCCGCGCGGTCGACCAGGGCCAGTGGTGGCGAGTCGGCGGCTCCGAGGTGACCTCCTTCGAGGCGGAGTTCGGCGAGTACCACGGCGGCACCACGCTCGCCGTCACCAACGGCACCCACGCCCTGGAACTGGGCCTGGAACTGCTGGGCCTCAAGCCGGGCGACGAGGTGATCGTGCCCGCCTTCACGTTCATCTCCACCTCCATCGCGGTGCAGCGCGCGGGCGGCGTCCCGGTCCCGGCCGACGTGGACCCCGTGACGTACTGCCTCGACCCGCAGACGCTGGAGGCGGTCCGCACCCCGCGGACGCGCGTCGTCATCCCGGTCCACATGGCCGGGCACGTCGCCGACATGGACGCCATCGGAGCCTGGGCCGCCCGCCACGACATCGTCGTCTTCCAGGACGCCGCGCACGCGCACGGCGCCGTCTGGTCCGGCCGGCGCATCGGCGACTTCGGCACGCTCGCCGCGTTCAGCTTCCAGAACGGCAAGCTGATGACCGCTGGGGAGGGCGGGGCGCTGCTCCTGCCCTCGCAGGAATGGTTCGACGAGGCGTTCTCCCGGCACAGCTGCGGCCGGCCCCTCGGCGACACGGACTACGAGCACCGCAGCCCGTCGTCCAACTACCGCATGACGGAGTTCGCCGGGGCGGTGCTGCGCGCCCAGCTCGCCCGGCTCGCCGAGCAGAACGCACGCCGCGAGAGCCGCTGGAAGACGCTGTCCGCGGCACTGCGCGAGATACCCGGTGTCGTCCCGCAGGGCCGCGACCCGCGCTGCGACCTCAACCCCCACTACATGGCGATGGCCGCCCTCGACCCCGCGGCGCACCCCGGGACCGACCGCGACCTCGTGGTGAAGGCACTGGTCGCCGAGGGCATCCCCGCCTTCGTCAACTACCCGCCGGTGTACCGCACCCGGGCCCACGAGGCGCTGCTCGGCAACGGACTGCCGGACACGGCCGAGCTCGCCGAGCGCAACCCGGTCAGCGAACACCTGGGCGCGAACGGCTTCTGGCTGCACCACCGGGTGCTGCTCGGCACGGACGCCGACTGCGCCGACGTCGCGGAGGCCGTGGCCAAGGTGCTGACCGAGCTGGCGGGGAAGAAGCGATCCGCTCGATGA
- a CDS encoding carbamoyltransferase: MLTLGLGGSNHDFAACLVSDGVIAAGIEEERVRRVKYSVGVNSLFNESWRYCLDMAQARLADVDVIVADDTLLAPAYFPFRKRIHLIRHHMAHAASTFFPSPFERAAILVVDGAGSLIDDRGVETLTTAVGEGTTITEVSKVLGTNWSTDGLSALRVYQAGDSDHSLGYMYKAVSKAIGFVLYENEYEGRHWYLSEDGKTMGLAPYGTSRYCKEFREYLTLLPDGRYELHLKNGGLLDFIEHALDGYTGDERFARAADLAYAAQDTLEETLLHVARRLHADTGLTDLCLAGGVALNCVANGRLLRETPFENVFVQPAAGDGGCAVGNAYYGYHVIAGRPREKPARTAQRHAYLGRTYDDGQVRAALDASGLPYRKVDEPSRLGAELLAQGKLLGWFTGGAEFGPRALGHRSILADPRRAEMKDIINSRVKHREPFRPFAPAVLREHAADYFDLDIESPYMLIVAPVRPEKQGEVPAIVHVDGTARVQTVTAEDNGAYHGLIEHFHRLTGVPVVLNTSFNDNGQPIVETPQQALEFYGGSRLDWMIIENYVVAHSADDLDALASTLSSATGSPATD; this comes from the coding sequence ATGCTGACGCTCGGCCTGGGTGGGTCCAACCACGACTTCGCCGCCTGTCTCGTCTCCGACGGCGTCATCGCCGCGGGTATCGAGGAGGAGCGGGTACGTCGGGTCAAGTACTCGGTCGGAGTCAACTCACTGTTCAACGAGTCGTGGCGGTACTGCCTCGACATGGCGCAGGCGCGCCTCGCGGACGTCGACGTCATCGTCGCCGACGACACGCTTCTGGCACCCGCGTACTTCCCCTTCCGCAAGCGCATCCACCTGATACGCCATCACATGGCGCACGCCGCCAGCACCTTCTTCCCCTCTCCCTTCGAACGGGCCGCCATTCTCGTGGTCGACGGAGCGGGCAGCCTGATCGACGACCGGGGCGTGGAGACCCTCACCACCGCCGTCGGCGAGGGCACCACCATCACCGAGGTGTCCAAGGTGCTCGGCACCAACTGGTCCACCGACGGCCTCAGCGCCCTTCGGGTCTACCAGGCCGGCGACAGCGACCATTCCCTCGGCTACATGTACAAAGCGGTCAGCAAGGCCATCGGCTTCGTCCTGTACGAGAACGAGTACGAGGGCCGCCACTGGTACCTGTCCGAGGACGGCAAGACGATGGGCCTCGCGCCCTACGGGACCTCGCGCTACTGCAAGGAGTTCCGCGAGTACCTCACCCTGCTGCCCGACGGCCGCTACGAACTCCACCTCAAGAACGGCGGACTGCTCGACTTCATCGAGCACGCCCTCGACGGCTACACGGGGGACGAGCGCTTCGCCCGCGCCGCCGATCTCGCCTACGCGGCCCAGGACACGCTGGAGGAGACCCTCCTGCACGTCGCCCGCCGGCTCCACGCGGACACCGGGCTCACCGACCTGTGCCTGGCCGGCGGAGTCGCGCTGAACTGCGTGGCCAACGGCCGGCTGCTGCGCGAGACCCCCTTCGAGAACGTCTTCGTGCAGCCCGCCGCGGGCGACGGAGGGTGCGCCGTCGGCAACGCCTACTACGGCTACCACGTCATCGCCGGCCGCCCCCGCGAGAAGCCCGCCCGCACCGCCCAGCGCCACGCCTACCTGGGCCGCACCTACGACGACGGGCAGGTACGGGCCGCGCTCGACGCCAGCGGACTGCCCTACCGCAAGGTCGACGAGCCCTCCCGGCTCGGGGCGGAACTGCTCGCGCAGGGCAAGCTGCTGGGCTGGTTCACCGGCGGGGCGGAGTTCGGACCGCGCGCCCTCGGCCACCGCAGCATCCTGGCCGACCCCCGGCGCGCCGAGATGAAGGACATCATCAACTCCCGGGTCAAGCACCGTGAGCCCTTCCGGCCCTTCGCCCCGGCTGTGCTGCGCGAACACGCGGCCGACTACTTCGACCTCGACATCGAGTCGCCGTACATGCTGATCGTCGCCCCGGTCCGCCCCGAGAAGCAGGGCGAGGTCCCGGCCATCGTGCACGTCGACGGCACCGCCCGGGTGCAGACCGTGACAGCCGAGGACAACGGCGCCTACCACGGGCTGATCGAGCACTTCCACCGGCTGACCGGAGTCCCGGTGGTGCTCAACACCTCGTTCAACGACAACGGTCAGCCGATCGTCGAGACCCCGCAGCAGGCCCTCGAGTTCTACGGCGGCAGCCGACTGGACTGGATGATCATCGAAAACTACGTGGTGGCGCACTCGGCCGACGACCTGGACGCCCTGGCGTCCACCCTGTCGTCGGCGACCGGCAGCCCCGCCACCGACTGA
- a CDS encoding FkbM family methyltransferase, whose product MTPPKLTEVAEGFSVHAVSALDARFLYREMFEGGTYAGISLPDEPFVIDVGANIGLFTLFVKQRRPKARIEAFEPLPELVAALHANVAEFALHDVAVHETALGSKEAAGVSFRYYPLLPSSSTLYPQDQGQLRELLSQSFPPRVVERMFQGRETTVTVERLSRHIGTDRPVDLLKIDAVGSELEILRGIDAELRPLLRNVVIDVQDVHGRVDELCSCLREMGMEPSVLKPPMAGGEDTLNHLIHAVRP is encoded by the coding sequence ATGACACCCCCCAAGCTGACGGAAGTCGCTGAGGGATTCTCCGTGCACGCGGTCAGTGCGCTGGACGCGCGCTTTCTGTACCGCGAGATGTTCGAAGGCGGAACCTACGCCGGTATTTCCCTCCCCGACGAGCCGTTCGTCATCGACGTGGGGGCGAACATCGGGCTCTTCACGCTCTTCGTGAAGCAGCGACGGCCCAAGGCGCGCATCGAGGCCTTCGAGCCGCTGCCCGAACTCGTCGCCGCCCTGCACGCCAACGTCGCGGAGTTCGCACTCCACGACGTGGCCGTGCACGAGACGGCCCTGGGGAGCAAGGAGGCGGCCGGTGTGTCCTTCCGCTACTACCCGCTGCTCCCCAGCAGTTCGACGCTGTACCCGCAGGACCAGGGTCAGCTGAGGGAACTGCTGAGCCAGAGCTTTCCGCCGCGGGTCGTGGAGCGGATGTTCCAGGGACGCGAGACCACCGTCACCGTCGAACGGCTCTCCCGTCACATCGGCACCGACCGGCCCGTCGATCTGCTGAAGATCGACGCGGTGGGTTCCGAACTGGAGATCCTGCGGGGTATCGACGCGGAACTGCGCCCCCTGCTGCGCAACGTCGTCATCGACGTCCAGGACGTGCACGGCCGGGTCGACGAACTCTGCTCCTGTCTCCGGGAGATGGGCATGGAACCCAGCGTCCTGAAGCCGCCGATGGCCGGCGGGGAGGACACGCTGAATCATCTGATCCACGCCGTGCGACCGTGA
- a CDS encoding phosphopantetheine-binding protein, protein MNRDEVLQEIHQIAKEFAASSGRTVNENSSNFLEAYGFTSLDALEFLLLLEERFGVTFEDEDLTEDTLTSEDRLADYVIERLG, encoded by the coding sequence GTGAACCGCGACGAAGTACTCCAGGAGATCCACCAAATCGCCAAGGAGTTTGCCGCCTCCAGTGGTCGCACGGTGAACGAGAACAGCAGCAACTTCCTCGAGGCCTATGGATTCACCTCCCTGGACGCACTGGAGTTCCTGCTTCTCCTCGAGGAGCGCTTCGGAGTGACGTTCGAGGACGAGGACCTCACGGAGGACACGCTCACCTCCGAAGACCGGCTGGCCGACTACGTCATCGAACGTCTCGGCTGA
- a CDS encoding aromatic ring-hydroxylating oxygenase subunit alpha has protein sequence MIDHAQAVALAQRALAHLEAGTTDQAEDVLRVPVTEYLDPERWRREIDVVFKRVPLALALSVELPGAGSYKALDALGTPILLTRGQDGVVRAFLNVCRHRGAQLCPVGTGTRHRFRCPYHAWVYDDQGGLVAVHKPGTFGDVDTDGLGLRPLPVVESLGFVWVCLTPGTTIDLDAWLGDYAHELERLELDKWHIYEQRELPGPGWKVAFDGYLESYHIQALHRTTFAPTSTSNLMVVDSFGPHQRILYPVKSLRTLRDIPVEDWDPAPHCGTVYTVFPNMSIAGAWEGHGVVSQIMPGPDVDRSSTVQTIVTRVPPVTEEDRRYTAEFSELVERGVAEEDYRTGFDVQAALSSGANTHFLFGRNELALQHHHRWLDRLLAAANQSDDKEF, from the coding sequence GTGATCGACCATGCCCAGGCGGTGGCCCTCGCGCAGCGGGCCCTGGCACACCTGGAGGCCGGCACGACGGACCAGGCCGAGGACGTGCTGCGGGTCCCCGTCACGGAATACCTCGACCCCGAGCGGTGGCGGCGGGAGATCGACGTCGTCTTCAAACGGGTCCCGCTCGCGCTCGCGCTCTCGGTCGAACTCCCGGGCGCCGGCTCCTACAAGGCCCTGGACGCCCTGGGTACCCCGATCCTGCTCACCCGTGGACAGGACGGCGTCGTCCGGGCGTTCCTCAACGTCTGCCGCCACCGCGGCGCCCAGCTGTGCCCGGTCGGAACCGGCACCAGGCACCGCTTCCGCTGTCCGTACCACGCCTGGGTGTACGACGACCAGGGCGGCCTCGTCGCCGTGCACAAGCCCGGCACCTTCGGGGACGTCGACACCGACGGACTGGGACTGCGCCCCCTTCCCGTGGTGGAGAGCCTCGGCTTCGTCTGGGTGTGTCTCACTCCGGGCACCACGATCGACCTGGACGCCTGGCTCGGGGACTACGCGCACGAGCTGGAGCGGCTCGAACTCGACAAGTGGCACATCTACGAGCAGCGCGAACTGCCCGGCCCCGGCTGGAAGGTCGCCTTCGACGGCTATCTGGAGAGCTACCACATCCAGGCGCTGCACCGCACCACGTTCGCTCCGACGTCCACCTCCAACCTGATGGTGGTCGACTCCTTCGGACCGCACCAGCGGATCCTCTACCCGGTCAAGTCGCTCCGGACGCTGCGGGACATCCCGGTGGAGGACTGGGACCCCGCTCCGCACTGCGGCACCGTCTACACCGTCTTCCCCAACATGTCGATCGCCGGCGCCTGGGAAGGGCACGGAGTGGTCTCCCAGATCATGCCCGGCCCGGATGTGGACCGCAGCAGCACCGTGCAGACCATTGTGACGCGCGTGCCTCCGGTCACGGAGGAAGACCGACGCTACACGGCGGAGTTCAGCGAACTCGTCGAAAGAGGCGTGGCGGAAGAGGACTATCGCACCGGATTTGACGTACAGGCAGCTTTGTCCTCCGGAGCGAACACGCACTTTCTGTTCGGCCGGAACGAGTTGGCGTTGCAGCATCACCATCGCTGGTTGGACCGCCTGCTTGCAGCAGCCAACCAGTCTGACGACAAAGAGTTTTGA
- a CDS encoding shikimate dehydrogenase family protein translates to MPDAPPGTSTISGTTRLYVVLGDPVAQVRAPGLLNDLFARTARDAVLVPVHVGPDGLADVMRGLRRMRNLDGILVTVPHKIEVCRYADLLGPAAEVAGSANALRRNPDGTWLAENFDGAGFVHGLRRHGQDPTGATVALAGAGGAGRAVAAALLDAGVARLRLYDPDPDRRADVRARLDARWPGRVTAAAEGYFDGDGVDIAVNATPLGMSPGDPLPFDLGRLPRTCLVADIIMKPAETALLDAARRSGRPVVHGRHMLDSQVLLYEDFFALHAPEKNGRWEP, encoded by the coding sequence ATGCCCGACGCCCCGCCCGGCACGAGCACCATCTCGGGCACGACCCGCCTCTACGTGGTGCTGGGGGACCCGGTGGCCCAGGTGCGCGCCCCCGGCCTGCTGAACGACCTGTTCGCCCGCACCGCACGGGACGCCGTGCTCGTACCCGTGCACGTCGGCCCCGACGGCCTCGCGGACGTGATGCGCGGGCTGCGCCGCATGCGCAACCTCGACGGCATCCTCGTCACCGTGCCCCACAAGATCGAGGTGTGCCGGTACGCCGACCTGCTGGGTCCGGCCGCCGAAGTGGCCGGCAGCGCCAACGCCCTGCGCAGGAACCCCGACGGGACCTGGCTCGCCGAGAACTTCGACGGCGCAGGCTTCGTGCACGGGCTGCGCCGGCACGGCCAGGACCCCACGGGCGCGACCGTGGCCCTCGCGGGAGCCGGCGGTGCCGGACGGGCCGTCGCCGCGGCCCTGCTCGACGCCGGCGTCGCCCGGTTGCGCCTGTACGACCCCGACCCCGACCGCAGGGCGGACGTACGGGCCCGGCTGGACGCACGCTGGCCGGGGCGCGTCACGGCCGCCGCCGAGGGCTACTTCGACGGCGACGGCGTCGACATCGCGGTGAACGCGACCCCGCTCGGCATGAGCCCCGGTGACCCGCTCCCCTTCGACCTCGGACGCCTGCCCCGCACCTGCCTGGTCGCCGACATCATCATGAAGCCGGCCGAGACCGCCCTGCTCGACGCCGCCCGGCGCAGCGGACGCCCCGTCGTGCACGGCCGCCACATGCTCGACAGCCAGGTGCTCCTGTACGAGGACTTTTTCGCACTGCACGCACCGGAGAAGAACGGGAGGTGGGAGCCGTGA
- a CDS encoding 3-dehydroquinate synthase family protein: protein MSAIRRIDVTLKDHDYAVHVGSGARLLLPAVLRELGVGRVALVSALPQRELPDPGVPFTVVPVTDGEQHKTLASVETYCRAFVEAGLTRADAVVACGGGTTTDTVGLAAALYHRGIKVVHLPTTLLAQVDASVGGKTAVNLPEGKNLVGAYWQPSAVLCDTDFLDTLPRRELLSGYGEIARCAFIGAGDLRGLDLTDQIVASVTLKASVVARDERDRGPRHILNYGHTLGHAIERATDYAWRHGEAVAVGTVFAGLLAGRLGRIDRNRVAEHREIVESFGLPTWLPSGVPAATLVELMRRDKKGQDTDAGLTFVLDGPRGVELVPGVDERLATSVLADLPTGAAPASD from the coding sequence ATGAGCGCAATACGCCGTATCGACGTCACACTGAAAGACCACGACTACGCCGTCCATGTCGGATCCGGCGCGCGGCTGCTGTTGCCGGCCGTCCTGAGAGAACTGGGCGTCGGCCGCGTCGCCTTGGTGAGCGCCCTGCCGCAGCGGGAACTCCCCGACCCCGGCGTGCCGTTCACGGTCGTTCCGGTGACCGACGGCGAACAGCACAAGACACTCGCGTCGGTGGAGACGTACTGCCGCGCCTTCGTCGAGGCGGGGCTGACCCGCGCCGACGCCGTGGTCGCCTGCGGCGGCGGCACGACGACCGACACCGTCGGCCTGGCCGCCGCCCTCTACCACCGGGGCATCAAGGTCGTGCACCTGCCGACCACGCTGCTCGCCCAGGTCGACGCGAGCGTCGGCGGCAAGACCGCGGTCAACCTGCCCGAGGGCAAGAACCTGGTCGGCGCCTACTGGCAGCCGAGTGCGGTGCTGTGCGACACGGACTTCCTGGACACCCTGCCCCGACGCGAACTGCTGAGCGGATACGGTGAGATAGCCCGCTGCGCGTTCATCGGCGCCGGTGATCTGCGCGGGCTCGACCTGACCGACCAGATCGTGGCGAGCGTGACGCTGAAGGCGTCGGTCGTCGCCCGCGACGAGCGCGACCGGGGGCCACGCCACATCCTCAACTACGGCCACACCCTCGGGCACGCCATCGAGCGCGCCACCGACTACGCCTGGCGGCACGGGGAGGCGGTCGCGGTCGGCACCGTGTTCGCCGGGCTGCTCGCGGGCCGGCTGGGGCGCATCGACCGGAACCGGGTGGCGGAGCACCGGGAGATCGTGGAGAGCTTCGGACTGCCCACCTGGCTGCCGTCCGGCGTGCCCGCGGCGACCCTGGTGGAGCTGATGAGGCGCGACAAGAAGGGACAGGACACCGACGCCGGGCTGACGTTCGTCCTGGACGGCCCCCGCGGGGTCGAGCTGGTGCCCGGGGTCGACGAGCGCCTGGCGACCTCGGTCCTGGCGGACCTGCCCACGGGCGCCGCCCCCGCATCGGACTGA